Proteins encoded together in one Labrus mixtus chromosome 18, fLabMix1.1, whole genome shotgun sequence window:
- the LOC132993574 gene encoding ovarian cancer G-protein coupled receptor 1-like, producing the protein MDAAFFNKTNCTVVSSVERNMYPTAYSLFFIVGFPANCLSLYVAWMLIRNGNSMAVYLLNLSISDLLYTISLPVWIELALRKPVDESLCGVVSVIMYNSFYVGSGLLCCISVDRYLAVVYPLHFNWVRERRTAVYVSIAVWTSEICIHIILLHHTGALRTFSSSLLCQEPVPMTLKDADHYLTRVVLGFLVPVFIMAFCFQQIMKSLRQSPSILEGERRKVGVLLLFLLLTYIVSFLPFQTVMLLRAVLEPGACVWAARLRDPYLVSVATTTINSSLDPIIYCLISESAQKEIRKAVEKGRGVWKNSKLFESSSAIQTIS; encoded by the coding sequence ATGGATGCAGCTTTTTTCAACAAGACAAACTGTACTGTGGTGTCCTCGGTGGAAAGGAACATGTATCCAACTGCTTATTCTCTGTTCTTCATCGTGGGATTTCCAGCGAACTGCCTGTCTCTGTATGTGGCCTGGATGCTGATAAGAAATGGAAACAGCATGGCAGTGTACTTATTGAACCTGTCCATCTCTGACCTGCTCTACACTATCTCTCTGCCCGTTTGGATCGAGCTGGCCCTGCGGAAGCCTGTGGATGAGAGTCTGTGCGGTGTGGTGTCTGTGATCATGTACAACAGCTTTTATGTGGGCTCAGGCCTCCTTTGCTGCATCTCTGTTGATCGCTACCTTGCCGTGGTTTATCCTCTCCACTTCAACTGGGTCCGGGAGAGACGGACCGCGGTGTACGTGAGCATTGCTGTTTGGACTTCTGAAATTTGCATCCACATTATCTTACTCCACCACACGGGGGCACTGCGAACCTTCTCCTCGAGCTTGCTTTGTCAAGAGCCGGTACCCATGACGCTTAAAGATGCTGACCACTACCTCACAAGAGTCGTCCTGGGCTTCCTGGTGCCTGTCTTCATCATGGCCTTCTGTTTCCAGCAGATCATGAAATCCCTCCGTCAAAGCCCGTCCATCCTGGAAGGGGAGCGCAGGAAAGTGGGCGTGCTGCTCTTGTTTCTACTGCTGACCTACATAGTGTCCTTTCTGCCTTTCCAGACAGTCATGCTGCTCAGGGCCGTGCTGGAGCCGGGGGCCTGCGTCTGGGCAGCAAGGCTCAGAGATCCCTACCTGGTCAGTGTTGCCACGACAACCATCAACAGTTCACTAGACCCTATCATATACTGCTTGATCAGTGAGAGCGCTCAAAAAGAGATCAGAAAAGCCGTGGAGAAAGGGAGGGGAGTTTGGAAGAATAGTAAGTTGTTTGAGAGCTCGAGTGCAATTCAGACAATTTCCTAA
- the LOC132993407 gene encoding psychosine receptor-like, protein MCDHMTTTSAMENLTVATNHSDFYSVDSSSRRKPFLVFYVATIITAIPSNAFSLYVSLQHIRQKNELGVYLFNLALSDLTFSIGLSLWLDFLWRGVWAHGGYVCVLSVYSLYTNFYTSDALLCCIAFDRYLAVVHPFKYTFLRKVETAVGVSIAIWVLVVCFNAATITWEDSYYEDSKFPQCFDIFRPLSESMFRANLARFFLGFICPVVLVVFFTRGLCEALKTNQSTEEQERKQVSKLLTVILLCIVLFFGPVHIIMLVRAFVNDCRYLAWFLYPYKISVAVSSLNCLADPLLYCFITRTGKKNVNQFVLLFQIKKRNKDEGVV, encoded by the exons AT GTGTGATCACATGACGACCACGTCTGCAATGGAGAACTTAACCGTGGCCACCAATCATTCAGACTTCTACTCAGTCGACAGCTCGTCCAGGAGGAAGCCTTTCCTGGTGTTCTATGTGGCTACCATCATCACTGCCATCCCGTCCAACGCTTTCTCCCTCTACGTGTCCTTGCAGCACATTAGACAGAAAAACGAGCTCGGCGTGTATCTTTTCAACCTGGCGTTGAGTGACCTGACCTTCTCCATCGGCCTTTCATTGTGGCTGGACTTCCTGTGGAGAGGAGTGTGGGCTCATGGAGGCTACGTTTGTGTGCTGTCCGTCTACTCTCTCTACACCAACTTCTACACCAGCGAtgctctcctctgctgcatTGCTTTTGACCGCTACCTGGCGGTGGTTCACCCATTTAAGTACACTTTCTTGAGGAAAGTCGAAACTGCAGTGGGGGTCAGCATTGCCATTTGGGTGCTGGTGGTCTGTTTCAATGCTGCAACCATCACCTGGGAGGACTCCTATTATGAGGACAGCAAGTTTCCTCAGTGCTTTGATATATTCCGCCCATTGTCAGAGAGCATGTTTCGGGCTAATCTAGCGCGCTTCTTCCTGGGCTTCATTTGTCCCGTTGTCCTCGTCGTGTTCTTCACCAGGGGGCTCTGTGAGGCGTTGAAAACCAACCAGTCCACAGAGGAACAGGAACGTAAACAGGTGTCAAAGCTGCTGACGGTCATCCTGCTCTGCATTGTGTTGTTCTTCGGACCTGTCCACATCATAATGCTTGTGCGTGCGTTTGTGAATGACTGCCGGTATCTAGCATGGTTCCTCTATCCATACAAGATCAGCGTAGCTGTCTCAAGCCTCAACTGCCTCGCAGACCCTCTCCTTTATTGCTTTATTACTagaacagggaaaaaaaatgtaaatcagttTGTTCTCCTGTTCCAGATAAAGAAGAGGAACAAAGATGAAGGTGTGGTGTAG